cctcaattttatcccacaacttagacatccacgttactcacactctcataacacatacatatagggccttgggggtgggcacgttaCGCGGCatccagaggacggtctgtgtattgaACCTCACCTCTGGTGCCGGTGCCCACCCctcaattttaaatgcatgtagacattgagggttctcgggaggagCTGTGCTGACACCTCTGCTACTGCTCTCTGACaggaagcaccatgccctcccgtgttttaaatgcactttagagcgacacgcagcaacacttcgcatgagcgggaggagggaggtatggggtcttcacacacccccgttctctgttaGCCATCGGGACGgaggggctgggaggaggtgtttgccgtccgattggggtctgggatgcggggcctccctgctgctatGGGACCGGGGgtggtctgcttgcctccaccccgggggaaagggtaacatctcctgggtctaggtgtggtttccccctctgggggtgagggtacctggacctcgGTTGTAGAGTatgcttggggagtgtgattgtgtgtgcgATGTCcatttgtgtctgtctttacgttgggtgagtgctgagtatttgtatatgaGTGCATGAGAGggggaatgcatgtttgtgtgtgtgtctatatgtcaggtcggatcttagactccacctctctgggaacatctcaggccctccaaagtatGGAGGCCaatctccccccaccacactccctgccggcgGCTGATGCCCTgatgcgttggtggttcttggtgtccagAGCTGGGTGGTCAGGTATGTACCAGCTCACTCCGGTGGCCCATGGCTCAGTCAGGCCTCCTCCGGGGGGTGGGGggccctcaggcctctgggcctggggctcggttcactctggcacagctggctgctggcagagcccgcgggcacgccactgcagccccctctggcttctgctccatggctgctgggtgacccctcgtctggggctctcctcagctcttcccaggggggtggcacggatgcccctccagtggtcctccttgggctctcgcactctggggcctctggatgtctggggcctggatctcctccattcctgcttcatgccctgggggacggggctatggctccccacaccatctagcagatcattacatcaCGGCTTTCCAATACTGCAAAGccgtgatgatccacttggtaaagtaaatacAGTGGGTATCTTTGTTGGCGTAATAAGAATGAATTCAGAGCTAACCACGTAAATCATAATCCATAACagtcatcaaaacacaaaaaaactaaaacccTGGGTCAAATGATCCAGAACCATGATAGTCTCTCAGTCCCTACATGTGgctcctctgctctctgttaTCCAGAGCACAGTTACAATCATGTACAAGTACACCAAGTACCTGTTTCTCTGTAGGAGTGTCACACACATATCTGTTCCCAGGATAATGTTGGAAGAACTGCACAGACATtcactgtgtgctgtgttttaaaTAAAGGAGTTGGAGCTCATTACTGTTACGGTCCTGGGCCTGTGgcccagtgttttgattttgtaatATTGTTTATTagtctgttttcttctattGTTCATGGTTACTAGTGTTTTGGTGTCTGTTCTGTATTTTCGAGCTTAAGGATTCATTTGCCCCTTTTGTCACTCTGGTCCCTGTACTGTGTTAGTATTGTCTCTGAGTTAGGTCTgtggatttcctgttttactcttgtctcatgttagtgtattCTCCTTTACTTCCTTGTCTTGTCTAGCATAATGAGTTCCAGCTGTGTGCCCACCTGTTCCTTGTTTCCTCATGTGCCTGTCAGTCAGTACCTGTTgtacagggctctagagtgcgaccaatttggtcgcaaatgcgaccatcGCCTGCAGCGCACCGCCTGCGGCTTCCACGCCACGCCATCGCCTGCAGCACCACCACTTGcagcttccacgccgtcacctggtcctgcctcgtctggtTCTGCCTGGTCCTGCTTGGTCCTGCTGCCGTTATGCCGCCATCTTGTCCACAACCTGCTTGGACGGCACATCCATGTCCAGCACACCCGGCTTTTCTACGGCTGCCACCTCAACGTCACCCGCCACTTTCTGGGCCACTGGGTGGACATCATCGCCCTCGTggacggcctcctgaactgCGTCGCCACCACTGCCTTTCACGCGGCCGGCCTCTGAACCTGGTCAATTATGAGCTATTTAGCCATCCGCCCCCAGGCTAATCCCCTGAACTGTTCCTTGAGCTCCAGTCTCGTTGGTGGACGTTCTGTTTTGGACTGTTCCCTGTGCTCCTGTGCCCTTGACAGATATTTTGTTTTGCCTAATGAGTTCCACCTGTGTGCCCACCTGTTCCTTGTTTCCTCATGTGTATTTTAGTCCCTGTCAGTCAGTACCTGTTGTTGCGTCATTAACGTCAGTTCTCTGTTTTAATATTATCCATCAGTTtccactgagcagacacaaAATCCTCACACAGACCCAAAATCACCAAGCCACTTCTAGCTAACACAACTGCCCCTCAGATGAACTCTGAATGCTTCGTTTTGATAAAAGAATCTAACAAAAGTTTTTCTTGATTTAAGGTTTCTGACATTTATTGTCTGATATTGTATCTTCAGAGTCTCGATTAGTGGGAACATTTCGTCATTcaagttttcttctgttttgtcaagagatttattctaaatgacacttcttcagctgagagtctaagagtgaggacacacacacagtaggtTTTGACTTGCAAGGGCGGTCACAGAGCGCTCAcatcagagtgggggccctgtgaagtgcgcgctctgttcttgcacttgtctttatttatacacaagagaaatgaatacatttgttcagtgacgtgagcatgtgcgtatgtgattgtgtgtgtgtgtgtgtgtgtgtgtgtgtgggtgtgtgtgtgtgtgtgtgcgaggtCAGAACTGCTTGTTCAACTTCTTACTATCGCTGTGGGAAGATTCAGATAGAAATATCAGAACACGTtttataaagaacaatcagtTCTAAGCAAGGAAAAGGTCATCATGCAGCATTCTATCACAGttaaacttatatcattaaaagcttatactgactactaagtacaattttccctTAACATGTTTACATCAAATTATTCCATGAGGAATAAACCAAAGAGTAGATCCGAGTCCACAGTAATCATATTCTATGGAAACTGTAGGGTATGTAAACTGAATATGTTCCTTTGTTCCTTCAAGTAAAAATCAATCAGTTCATCAAATAAAATCAGTCGTTGATCGACTCAGTTTGATTGACAGGACAGATGATCAGAGGTGTAGAGTTGTTACCACCCTGATTCAGATAGGGACTGAAGTATGGGTGGAGTTTGTGAGTGAAGGAGCAGCCAGCAAAGGAGtagatcagagctgcagcacctACATCATAAAAGGAGACCAGACCCTTCTCATAATCCACAAACACCCCCACCTTCTCAGGACCAGAATAAAGACAGAGACGGAATGAAGGACCTGCACAAGCTCTGTATTCATTTCCATTTCTCAGCACTACAGTCCAGAGACCATACTGAGGTCTCAGCATAACATTTCCCTTCCTGTTGATTGACTCTCTGGCCACTCCTAAGTCCCAGTCAGTCTTTCCTTTAACCTGAACCTCAAAGTAAAATCTGCCTGAAGAGAAGCTCTGCTTtcctaaaacacaaacacaagcagaaAATCTCTCTGGGTTGTCTGGAAGATTCTTCCTCACATCACCACAGTATACTTGCTTCCCATCATCAGACAGGATGAGGTTAGGATACGCTGTATCAGGATCCAGAGTCACGTCCACTGCATACTGCTGGACCGTCTTCAGCTCAGCCTCAAACAGCTTCTTCAAGTCTTTCCTGAGTGTCTCCTCCAGCTGAGCCACAGCTCTCACCACAGTCCCCTCATATGATGGTAGACGGACTCTGACCTCTGTCCAGTCCTTGGTGGGTGGAGCAGCTTTCAGGGACGAGAAgctttggaggaggtggaggtggtcttCAGAGTGTAAGAGCTGCTCCACCTCAGAGCTTCTCTCCATCAGCTCAGAGATTTCCTGTTCCAGATCTTTGATGAGACCTTCAGCCTGTTTCTCTGtagtttcctgtttgtcttcgaTCTCCTTTATGAGCTCCTT
The Oreochromis aureus strain Israel breed Guangdong linkage group 8, ZZ_aureus, whole genome shotgun sequence DNA segment above includes these coding regions:
- the LOC116315420 gene encoding E3 ubiquitin-protein ligase TRIM39-like, which encodes MAAASNLQSEDQFLCSICLDVFTDPVSTPCGHNFCKNCITQHWNTNDRYKCPMCNKVFKRRPELDINTLFSEMVAQCRREAQQKASSSSSEQQAAKPGEVPCDVCTGTRLKALKSCLVCQTSYCQTHLEPHLTKKGLRGHQLIDAVENLEVKMCKKHEKLLELFCKTDQTRVCVLCSVFDHKNHEFVPLREEYEGKKAELEKTEAEIQQMIQKRRLKIQEITESVKTSKDAADRQKAEGVQVLTALMESVERRLKELIKEIEDKQETTEKQAEGLIKDLEQEISELMERSSEVEQLLHSEDHLHLLQSFSSLKAAPPTKDWTEVRVRLPSYEGTVVRAVAQLEETLRKDLKKLFEAELKTVQQYAVDVTLDPDTAYPNLILSDDGKQVYCGDVRKNLPDNPERFSACVCVLGKQSFSSGRFYFEVQVKGKTDWDLGVARESINRKGNVMLRPQYGLWTVVLRNGNEYRACAGPSFRLCLYSGPEKVGVFVDYEKGLVSFYDVGAAALIYSFAGCSFTHKLHPYFSPYLNQGGNNSTPLIICPVNQTESIND